The genomic stretch TGGACCACGACGGCACCATCGTCGACTCCCACGACGCCATGGTTCGCTCCTACACCCGATGGGCTGCGGAGTACGACGTCGATCTGACCCAGATGCCGAAGTACATGAGCATGCCGAGCCGCGCCTTGACGGAGGCGTTGGTTCCCGACGCGACACGCTGGGACGAGGCGGCGGCACGCATCGAGGAGCTGGAGGTCTCCGACACCACAGGGGTGGTGCCCATGCCGGGGGCGGTCGATGCCTTCCGGGTGTTGCCCGGTGATGCGGTGGCGATCGCGACCTCCTGCACGCAGCCTCTGCTCGACGCCCGATTGCACGCCTCCGGCCTGTCCCATCCCCGAGTCGTGGTGACCCGCGACCAGGTGGAGCACGGCAAACCTGCCCCCGACTCGTTCCTGCTGGCCGCGCAGCGACTCGGCGTGAAACCGTCGCATGCGCTCGTGGCGGAGGACTCACCCGTGGGCATCACCGCAGCCCGGGCCGGCGGGTTCCCCACGCTCGGGATCCTCAGCACCCACACCGCCGACGTCCTCCGCGCCGACGTGCACGTGACGGATCTGTCGCAGGTGACCTGGGAGGTGGGCGACGAGGGTATCCGTGTGATCGTTCACGCCACCCGCTGACGATTCATCGGCCCCGACCGCGAACGGTAGGATTCTCTACCGTGACTGAACCGCGCACCCAGGCAACCGAACCCACCGACTCGGAGCAGACGACGGTCCGCAAGGAGAAGCGGGCACGGCTGCTGACCGCAGAGTCCGAGCCCTATCCCGCCGACCTGGTCCGCAGCCACACCCTCCTCCAGGTGCGTGAGAGCTGGGGACACCTGGAAGCCGGGGAGGAAACCGACGACGTGGTGCAGGTCGGGGGGCGCGTCGTATTCATCCGCAACACCGGCAAGTTGGCCTTCGCGACCCTTCAGGACGGTTTCACCCTTGGCGACAACGGTGAACGCCTCCAGGTGATGTTGTCGCTGGCGGAGGTCGGAGCGGAGGCCCTGGCGGCCTGGAAGTCGGACGTCGATCTGGGCGATCACGTCTGGGTGGAGGGCCGCGTCATCTCGTCGAAACGCGGTGAGTTGTCGGTGATGGCGAAGCGGTGGCGGATGGCGTCGAAGGCGCTGCGTCCCCTCCCGGTGCTGCACAAGGAGCTGTCCGAGGAGAGCAGGGTGCGCCGCCGCTACGTCGATCTGATCGCCCGGGAGGATGCGCGCGCTATGGTGCGCAAACGCGCCGCCATCACCCACGCCATCCGCGACACCTTGTACCGGCAGGGTTACATCGAAGTGGAGACCCCGCAGCTGCAGCTCGTCCACGGTGGCGCCGCGGCCCGGCCCTTCACCACGCACCTCAACGCCTTCGACATCGACATGAGCCTGCGCATCGCGTTGGAGCTGCACCTCAAACGCACCATGGTCGGCGGCGCGGATCGTGTCTACGAGATGGGGCGGGTGTTCCGCAACGAGGGCATCGATTCGTCGCATTCCGCGGAATTCACGATGCTGGAGGCCTACCAGTCGTGGGGTGATCAGCGGACCATCGCGCAACTGATCCACGACATCATCGTCGCCGCCGCCGACGCCGTCGGTTCCCGGCAGGTCGACACCGACCAGGGAACCATCGACCTCGATGGTCAGTGGCGGTGGCTGCCGTTCTTCGACGGGTTGAGCGAGGCGGCAGGTCGCGAGATCACCGTCGAGACCTCCCTGGAGGAGCTGAGGGCTGTCGCTGACGAACGCGAGGTGGAGTACGACCCGAAGTGGAACGCGGGCAAGTTGTCGCTGGAGCTGTTCGGGGATCTCGTGGAGCCCAGGTTGATCCAGCCGACCTTCGTCCACGACTACCCGTCGCTGGCGCAGCCCCTCGCTCGCCCGCACCGCTCCGAGCCCGGGAAGATCGAGGCCTGGGACCTGATCATCGGAGGCATGGAACGTGGCACCGGTTTCACCGAACTCATTGACCCGGTGATCCAGCGCGACGTGCTGGTGCGCCAGTCCCTCGCTGCAGCCGCCGGGGATCCGGAGGCGATGCAGCTCGACGAGGACTTCCTGGAGGCCCTCGAGTATGGGGCTCCGCCGATGGGTGGAATGGGGCTCGGCATCGACCGCCTGGTGATGCTCCTCAACCCGGGAGCGGGCATCCGGGAGACGATTCTCTACCCCCTGCTGCGTCCCTCCGCGGGCTGAGGAACCGGCGACCTCAGCGGAACACGTTCGACAAGAACCCGCAGAACATCGCCACTCCCCCACCGATCGCGAACCACTGCATTGGAATGTAGAAAAGGGTGTGGATGTTCTTGAGCTGGCTGAGTATCTCGGGGCTCTCCGCAGCGATCAGCTGTTCGACCTGGGCGTAGCCCTCCTCCCTGGAGGCGGGAACCTGGACGCCAGGGGCCATCTGGAACTGGCCCGCATCAACACGGGCGCGCAGCTCGGCGCGTCGCTGTTCCTGCCATTCGGCCACCTTGGTGCGGGGACGTATCACGTTGAGCCATCGCCCGCACAGAAAGCCCAGGGCACCACCAACGAGCGCACCGAGAGCTATGAAGATATTGGCAATCGCGCTCTTGTCTCCATACAGACTCATCGGTAGGGCACCGATAGCGAACGCGGTCAATACAGGGATGCCAGCCCCCAAAAGCCCCCAGCCACGAAAAATGATCATGCCCGAATGGTAAGGGTTTCCCGACCCCGCGGTGAGGAGTTGTGATTCATTCAACAATGCATCAGGTCACGACGTGAAGAAGGATGCGACGAAACCTCCCAGGGTCAGCACCCCGATCCCCAGACCCACCATGTGAAGCGGCACTCCGTAGAGGGAGTGCTGATTGAGCATTTTCGGCGACAGGTCCCGGGCCTCGCGCTCCAGTAGCTTTTCCACCTGCGCGTAGCCCTCCTCCTTGCTGGTGGGGACAGGAGCGCCGGGAGCGATCTGGAACTGTCCCTGATCCACCAGGGAGCACAATTCCACGCGCCGCTGCGCCTTCCATTCCTCCAGTTTGACGAAGGGGCGTTTCTGGTTCAGCCACCGCCCCAGGAACCATGCCCCCACGGCACCCAGAAAGCCCCCGACGAGGGCCAACTTCAGAAACATCGCGTTGGACAGTTTGAGCGACGAAGCGATCGCCAGCATGATGCCGGCTCCTAGAACGGGCAGAACTATGCCCATTCCTCCCCAGCCCCTGTAGATGATCATGCATGAACTTTAGTCAACGGGGGCGACGCTCATCTTCCCTTTGGAAAATCCGGGGCAGACAGCTGTGGTCACTGGTGGCGTTCCCCCGTCAGCATGGTCAGGATCAGGACGTTTTTCTCGGGGGCGTCGGCGGGGCAGTCGACGCGGTGCGTGAGGTGACTGGTCAGGTGCAGCACGACCCCCGGCCCCATCTCCACCACGTCGTCGCCGCAGGTGAACAGCAGCCTGCCCTGCGTGCACTGCACCAGGATGGGGTGCGCCGCCTTGTGGTCGTCGAGGCACTGGCCCGGCGCGAAGTTCATGAGGATGACGTTGGCCCCATCACCCTGGAGTTGCCTGCGCACGCCGGGGCGTGGGCGTGACGGATCGGTATGTGGGGCGGAGGCGACGGAGTCGATCACGGTCATCGCCCCACCGCTGCCCGACACCTCCGGGGCGCCGAAGACGTCAGGGGTGTTGACGGGAACCTGGTTCTGTTCGGCCATGGGATCTCCTTACTGATCAGGCGGGGCGATGCTGGTGGACACGGTACCCGGCGGCGAACATGCCCTTCATGTTGACGCCGGCCAGTGCGCGGTCGAGCTGCTGCGGGTTCGGGGAGACGAACCCGGTGATGGTGTCGACGCCGTGGTCGAACAACACCGGGTTGAGCGGAACCGACGGGCCGACCAGCACGGTGTGGGCGTTGCGTGACAGCTCGATCAGGCGCGGCGCGGTTTTGTTGACGAACGCGGAACCGGAGATGAACACGTAGTCGCATTCGGGCAGGAGGTATTCGCAGGCGGAGTCGGGGTAGTCGCCGGGCTGCGGGTTGCGTTCCAGGCAGATGTACTCCCCCGCCGCTTCGAGGGCCTTCTGGGCGAAGGGGAAATGCCCGATGACCGCCACCTTCTTGCCGGCGACGTCGGTGGCGTAGGGGTCGAAGACCATGCCCCAGTTGATGCCCTGCCCGGTAGAGACGAAGCCGTTCGCCTCCGCGGTTTCCGGACGACTGTGCCAGGAGTTGATGGCGGCCTGCCCGATGGAGGCCTCGGCCAGGTTCCAGCTGCGAATCAGACCCGCGGCTTCGCGCAGCGGGATGCCGTCGAGGGTGACCCCGGGGAAGCTGTCGGGGCGAGTCTTGATGTTCATGGTCCACGCCATGCCGATCCCGCCGGCTGAGTTGATCACCCGGGTCCACTGGGCGCCGACGTTCACCGTGGTGAGGGTCACCTCCTGCGGGATCGCGTCGATCAGTGCGTCGTAGATCTCCCAGGGATGTGCCATGCCGTTCTCCGTCCAACCAAGGTGGGGCTTACCCATCGGAGAGTACACGGCAGATTCCGTCGCCAAAACCCCTTGGCATCATCGGCACCAACCGTTATCATCGTCTCATGACGATGAAAGAGACGGGAACTCCCGCCACCGAGACCGAGATGGCAGCGACGCTGTTTAGGTCCCTCGCCGACCCGAACAGACTGGCCATCGTCAAGCACTTGATGCTGTCGGAGCACCGGGTGGCCGACCTCGTCGGGCACCTGGGACTGGCGCAGTCCACGGTGTCGGCCCACGTGCGGGGGTTGCGGGACAGCGGGCTGCTGACCGCACGGGTGAGGGGCCGCGCCACTTTCTATTCCTTGGCCGAGCCAGAACTAACCACGAATCTTCTGGCAGCCGCCGACGACCTTCTGGTTGCAACCGGTGAGGTCCCTGTCACCTGCGAACCGGAAGTCGAGACATCATGAGCGAACACCACGACCACCACGGTCACGAGCATCACACCACAACCCACGACGAGAACGGTCGCGCAGTCCGCGGGCATGACGATCACGGCCACTCCCACGGGCACAGCCACAATCATGCGCACGGATCGACGAACCGGACCCGCCTGGGGATTGCGCTGGGGATCACCGGGGTGATCTTCGCCGCGGAGGTGGTTGGCGCGATCGTGACGGACAGCCTGGCGCTGCTCGTCGATGCCGGGCACATGCTGACCGACTCCGTCGGCTTGGTGGTGGCGCTCATTGCGGCGACGTTGATGAAACGTCCCCCTTCGGAGCGTCACACGTGGGGATGGCAGCGCGCGGAGGTGTTGTCCGCCGGGGCGCAGTCCGCGATTCTGCTGTGCGTCGGCGGGTACGCCATCTACGAGGGTGTGCTTCGTCTGTTCGCCCCTCCGGAGGTGGAGGCGGGCGGGGTGGCCGTCATCGGTGTGATCGGCCTGCTCGGCAATGTCGCGTCGCTGCTGGTGCTGCTGGGCGGCAAGGACAGCAACCTGAACATGCGTGCCGCTTTCCTGGAGGTGTTGAACGACGCCCTCGGGTCGGTGGCGGTGATCGTCTCCGCCGCGGTGATTGCCGTGACCGGATGGACCCGCGCCGACACCGTCGCCGGGCTTCTTGTGGCAGCACTGATTGTGCCGCGCGCCCTGAAGCTGCTGCGGGAGTCGGGGTCGATCCTGCTGGAGGCTACCCCCACTGAACTGGACCTGGCCAAGGTGAGGCAGCACCTGATGGAAAAGCCTCACGTCAAGGGGGTCCACGATCTCCACGCCTCCACCGTCTCCACCGAACTTCCGGTCCTGACGGCCCATGTGGTGCTGGCCGACGAATGCTTCACCGATGGGCATTCGCAGGAGATCCTCGCCGAAATCCAGGAATGCTTGGTCACGCATCACGAGATCAGCATCGAGCACTGCACCCTGCAGCTGGAATCGGAAAAGGTAGCAGAACGACACAAGGAACACCTGCACGCCTAGAAGGTCGCAGGAGCCTCTGGTGGCGATCCCGAACGCAGGAGTGTCACCAGAGGAAAAGTCTTCGCGAAACACGGACCGGGCATTCTTCCCACACCCCGATTGACCCGACCCCGTCACGCTCAGCCCATAGAATATCCGGGAGATCCGGGCCGCGAGCAACACGATCAGGTCGCACCGCGACTATCACCCTCGGAACGACGCCAATAATGCCGTCAACAGGCTTTCACGTCTCCATGAAGTCCGGTCTTAGAGACCGGAACAATGAGGCTTATTCACAGGCGACGTGTCAACCAGTGAAACCCCTAGTCAGAGCGCGTTTGAGGATGGCTGTGAATAA from Arachnia propionica encodes the following:
- a CDS encoding cation diffusion facilitator family transporter: MSEHHDHHGHEHHTTTHDENGRAVRGHDDHGHSHGHSHNHAHGSTNRTRLGIALGITGVIFAAEVVGAIVTDSLALLVDAGHMLTDSVGLVVALIAATLMKRPPSERHTWGWQRAEVLSAGAQSAILLCVGGYAIYEGVLRLFAPPEVEAGGVAVIGVIGLLGNVASLLVLLGGKDSNLNMRAAFLEVLNDALGSVAVIVSAAVIAVTGWTRADTVAGLLVAALIVPRALKLLRESGSILLEATPTELDLAKVRQHLMEKPHVKGVHDLHASTVSTELPVLTAHVVLADECFTDGHSQEILAEIQECLVTHHEISIEHCTLQLESEKVAERHKEHLHA
- a CDS encoding HAD-IA family hydrolase; translated protein: MGWEHAGGETVGFFDAVILDHDGTIVDSHDAMVRSYTRWAAEYDVDLTQMPKYMSMPSRALTEALVPDATRWDEAAARIEELEVSDTTGVVPMPGAVDAFRVLPGDAVAIATSCTQPLLDARLHASGLSHPRVVVTRDQVEHGKPAPDSFLLAAQRLGVKPSHALVAEDSPVGITAARAGGFPTLGILSTHTADVLRADVHVTDLSQVTWEVGDEGIRVIVHATR
- a CDS encoding cupin domain-containing protein is translated as MAEQNQVPVNTPDVFGAPEVSGSGGAMTVIDSVASAPHTDPSRPRPGVRRQLQGDGANVILMNFAPGQCLDDHKAAHPILVQCTQGRLLFTCGDDVVEMGPGVVLHLTSHLTHRVDCPADAPEKNVLILTMLTGERHQ
- the lysS gene encoding lysine--tRNA ligase — translated: MTEPRTQATEPTDSEQTTVRKEKRARLLTAESEPYPADLVRSHTLLQVRESWGHLEAGEETDDVVQVGGRVVFIRNTGKLAFATLQDGFTLGDNGERLQVMLSLAEVGAEALAAWKSDVDLGDHVWVEGRVISSKRGELSVMAKRWRMASKALRPLPVLHKELSEESRVRRRYVDLIAREDARAMVRKRAAITHAIRDTLYRQGYIEVETPQLQLVHGGAAARPFTTHLNAFDIDMSLRIALELHLKRTMVGGADRVYEMGRVFRNEGIDSSHSAEFTMLEAYQSWGDQRTIAQLIHDIIVAAADAVGSRQVDTDQGTIDLDGQWRWLPFFDGLSEAAGREITVETSLEELRAVADEREVEYDPKWNAGKLSLELFGDLVEPRLIQPTFVHDYPSLAQPLARPHRSEPGKIEAWDLIIGGMERGTGFTELIDPVIQRDVLVRQSLAAAAGDPEAMQLDEDFLEALEYGAPPMGGMGLGIDRLVMLLNPGAGIRETILYPLLRPSAG
- a CDS encoding metalloregulator ArsR/SmtB family transcription factor, producing the protein MTMKETGTPATETEMAATLFRSLADPNRLAIVKHLMLSEHRVADLVGHLGLAQSTVSAHVRGLRDSGLLTARVRGRATFYSLAEPELTTNLLAAADDLLVATGEVPVTCEPEVETS
- a CDS encoding DUF364 domain-containing protein, whose product is MAHPWEIYDALIDAIPQEVTLTTVNVGAQWTRVINSAGGIGMAWTMNIKTRPDSFPGVTLDGIPLREAAGLIRSWNLAEASIGQAAINSWHSRPETAEANGFVSTGQGINWGMVFDPYATDVAGKKVAVIGHFPFAQKALEAAGEYICLERNPQPGDYPDSACEYLLPECDYVFISGSAFVNKTAPRLIELSRNAHTVLVGPSVPLNPVLFDHGVDTITGFVSPNPQQLDRALAGVNMKGMFAAGYRVHQHRPA